The DNA window GAGCAGCATGAGCCAGACCGTGGGCACGCCGGCGGTCAGGCTGACACGCTCCTGGTCGAGAAGCTTCCACACGCTCTCGCCGTCCAGGTGGGGGCCGGGAAAGACCATTTTGGCGCCGGCCATGGCGGCGGCGTAGGGGATGCCCCAGGCGTTGGCGTGGAACATGGGCACCACGGGCAGGATGGCATCGCGGCTGTTGATGCCCAAAACGTCGGTCATGCAGGCGGCCCAACTGTGCAGCACCGTCGAGCGGTGGGCATAAAGCACGCCCTTGGGATTGCCGGTGGTGCCCGAGGTGTAACACAGCGAGGACGCCGTCATCTCGTCGAAGCTCGGCCATTCCAGGTCGTCATCGTTTTCCTTGATCAGGCTCTCGTAGCAGAGCGCGCCGGGCAGGCTGGTCTCGGGCATGTTGGCTTCGTCGGTCATGACGATGTAGCCCTCGACGCTTTCGAAAGTGGGCGCGAGCTGCTCCACCAATGGCACCAGGTTGCCGTCAACGAAAAGAAGTTTGTCCTCGGCGTGGTTGACGATGTAGCTGAGCTGCTCGGCAAAGAGCCGTGGGTTGAGGGTGTGGCAGATCGAGCCCATGCCCGAGGTGGCGTAATAGACCTCGAAATGGCGGTGCGTGTTCCAGGCCAGGGTGCCGATGCGATCACCGAGCTTGACGCCGCGGCTGGCCAGCGCCTTGGCCAGGCTTTTGGCGCGGCTTTGCGATTCGGCGTAGGTGTAGCGGTGGATCGGGCCCTCGACCGTCTTGGTGACGATCTCGGTATCGCCATGGAATTCGGCGGCGTAATCGATCAGAGTCGAGATCAGAAGCTGACGTTTCTGGATCAGTCCGCGCATCACGGGGCTCCCTCTGGGCCCGGCTCTTCTCCGGGCAATTGCTGCGATGGTGCTATTTTCCACAGCGGGGCGCAGGATTCAACAGACGCGGCGCCCGGCGGAGGGGCAAAAAAACCAGATCTAACCGCGGTTTGGCCCCGATTTGCGCCCTTCATGGTTTGGTGTAGGATGCTCGAAAACCATCCTGGCAACGTTTGGGAATGAGGTTTCGATGTCCGCTTCCGTCCCCCTGATGGCCGGCAAGAAGGGCCTGATCATGGGCGTCGCCAACGAACGTTCGCTGGCCTGGGGCATTGCCCGGGCGCTGGCCGAACAGGGCGCCGAGTTGGCCTTCAGCTACCAGGGCGAGGCCCTGAAAAAGCGGGTGGTGCCGCTGGCCACCCAGGCCGGCTCGGAGATCGTCATGCCCTGCGACGTCAGCGATCTCGACAGCATCGACGCGGCCATGGAGACGGTCGAGGAAAAGCTCGGCCGGCTGGATTTTTTGGTCCATGCCATCGCCTATTCCGACCGCGACGAGCTCGACGGCCGCTACATCGACACCACGCCCCAGAACTTCGCCATGTCGCTGAACATCAGCTGCTATTCCTTCACCGCCGTCTGCCAGCGCGCCGAGCGCCTGCTCAGTGACAGCGCCAGCCTTTTGACGCTCAGCTACGTCGGCGCCGAGCGGGTGACGCCGCACTACAACGTCATGGGCGTGGCCAAGGCGGCATTGGAGGCCAGCGTGCGCTACCTGGCCAGCGACCTGGGGCCCCGCGGCATCCGCGTCAACGCCATCTCCGCCGGGCCGATCAAGACCCTGGCGGCCTCGGGCATCGGCGATTTCCGCTATATCCTGAAATGGAACGAGCTCAACGCGCCGCTCCGGCGCAACGTCACCACCGAGGACGTGGGCGGCGCCGCGGTATACCTGCTCAGCGACCTGGCCCGCGCCGTCACCGGCGAGGTGCATCATGTCGACTGCGGCTACCACGTGGTCGGCATGAAGGCCGTCGATGCCCCGGACATCGCCAAGGTCTAGGGCCGCACGGCGGCATTTTCGTTCAGCCCTCCTCCCAACCCATGTCGCATAACACCTTCGGCCACCTATTCCGCGTCACCACCTGGGGCGAGAGCCACGGCCCGGCCATCGGCTGTGTGGTCGATGGCATGCCGCCGGGGCTGGAACTCGACGAATCCGACATCCAGCACTGGCTGGACCGCCGCCGGCCGGGCCAGAGCCGTTTCGTCAGCCAGCGCCGCGAGGCCGATCAGGTGCGAATCCTGTCCGGCGTTTTCGAGGGCCGCACCACCGGCACGCCGGTTTCGTTGCAGATCGACAACACCGACACCCGCAGCGCCGATTACCAGGCCATCAAAGACCTCTACCGGCCGGGCCACGCCGATTTCACCTACGAAGCCAAATACGGCCGCCGCGACTGGCGCGGCTCGGGCCGCGCTTCGGCCCGCGAGACGGCCTCGCGCGTAGCCGCCGGGGCCCTGGCCCGCAAGGTGCTGGGCGATGGCGTGGTGGTGCGCGGCGCCCTGGTGCAGATGGGTGAGCGGCTGATAGACCGCGCCGCCTGGTCCTGGCCAGCGGTGGAGGAGAACCCCTTCTGGTGCCCCGACGCGGCGGCTGCGGCGGCCTGGGAGGACTATCTCGACGAGGTGCGCCAGGCCGGCTCTTCGCTGGGCGCCGTCATCGAGGTCCAGGCCAGCGGCCTGCCGGCCGGCTTGGGGG is part of the Alphaproteobacteria bacterium genome and encodes:
- a CDS encoding 3-(methylthio)propionyl-CoA ligase, whose amino-acid sequence is MRGLIQKRQLLISTLIDYAAEFHGDTEIVTKTVEGPIHRYTYAESQSRAKSLAKALASRGVKLGDRIGTLAWNTHRHFEVYYATSGMGSICHTLNPRLFAEQLSYIVNHAEDKLLFVDGNLVPLVEQLAPTFESVEGYIVMTDEANMPETSLPGALCYESLIKENDDDLEWPSFDEMTASSLCYTSGTTGNPKGVLYAHRSTVLHSWAACMTDVLGINSRDAILPVVPMFHANAWGIPYAAAMAGAKMVFPGPHLDGESVWKLLDQERVSLTAGVPTVWLMLLAYMRETGTTLEHVKRVVSGGSAVPRAMIEEFEEKHDCRMIHAWGMTEMSPLGSVGTFKAGIEDLPAEQRYDIQIKQGRGIYGVEIKIVDDEGAELPRDGVAFGNLLVRGPWICDGYFKGEGGDVLDGDDWFDTGDVCTIDTQGYIQIVDRSKDVIKSGGEWISSIDLENVAVGHPEVAEACVIGVPHPRWDERPLLLIVRAGDSEIGRDEMLAYLEGKIVKWWMPDDVVVVEELPHTATGKLLKSQLREEYAEHELPTAG
- the fabI gene encoding enoyl-ACP reductase FabI — its product is MSASVPLMAGKKGLIMGVANERSLAWGIARALAEQGAELAFSYQGEALKKRVVPLATQAGSEIVMPCDVSDLDSIDAAMETVEEKLGRLDFLVHAIAYSDRDELDGRYIDTTPQNFAMSLNISCYSFTAVCQRAERLLSDSASLLTLSYVGAERVTPHYNVMGVAKAALEASVRYLASDLGPRGIRVNAISAGPIKTLAASGIGDFRYILKWNELNAPLRRNVTTEDVGGAAVYLLSDLARAVTGEVHHVDCGYHVVGMKAVDAPDIAKV
- the aroC gene encoding chorismate synthase, whose protein sequence is MSHNTFGHLFRVTTWGESHGPAIGCVVDGMPPGLELDESDIQHWLDRRRPGQSRFVSQRREADQVRILSGVFEGRTTGTPVSLQIDNTDTRSADYQAIKDLYRPGHADFTYEAKYGRRDWRGSGRASARETASRVAAGALARKVLGDGVVVRGALVQMGERLIDRAAWSWPAVEENPFWCPDAAAAAAWEDYLDEVRQAGSSLGAVIEVQASGLPAGLGAPVYGKLDAELAAAIMSINAVKGVEIGAGFAAATLRGEENADAMRPADEGDGGPVFLGNNAGGILGGISSGQDIVLRFAVKPTSSIPTPVPSIDRSGKAVEVSTGGRHDPCVGIRAVPVAEAMMAIVLADHLLRHRSQCGD